The following is a genomic window from Candidatus Neomarinimicrobiota bacterium.
AGGTATTTATATTTACCGTCTGACCAACGGGAACCGCCAGATATCACGTAAACTACTCCTGCTAAAATAAAAGGAAGTCAACATGAGAAAAATTTTTCTGGGTGTTCTTATCCTGCTGACAGGAACCTGTCCCCTTATCTCAGAACATCATTTTATTACTCTTTCCACAACCCGGGTGGGTCCCGGAGCAATTCACCGAAAAATCATTGAACCCACCGTACCGTGGACCCTCGATGTGCTGGAGCTGGATATGACCCGGGCACCGGGTTTCACTCAACCCTATACTGAAATTCATGCGGTAAAAATCGGGGTAAAATCCCAAACTCACACTGTTTCATCCTATGCGGCAGAATATGGAGAAAGGGCCATCGGAGCCATAAACGGGGATTATTTTAATGCAAGCGGCAGCATTAATAACCAGGTTTTCGACGGCATCATGGTAAAGGAAGAAAATCTCAATCCGGCAGATCCGGTATACTGGTCCGCCTTCAGCCTGAACCGGGATAATAAACCGGCTATTTCAACCAACCGGTTTCATGCCTGGATTACAAACGGGACCGACACATTAAACATCCATGGCATAAACCGGACATCCGGCGGGGATGAAATCATTCTTTACAACCGGTTTTATGGTTCAAATCCTCCGGCCGTTTCATCAGGTTACGGGCTTCTTGTAAAACCCTCTGATACAGGTAACGGCTGGCAGATAAACGCAGAAGTTATCTGTCAGGTATGGGCGGTAAGTCCCAATCCTTCGTCATTAACTCTAAGCGACACAATGGCCGTTATATCGGCAACAGGTACCCAGGCGGCAGCCTTGGAGGCTCTGGCAAGCAGCGGTGAGACCGTCAGCATTTGGCTTGGCCTGGATGGCGCCCTGGCGAATACAATCCAGCTGATCGGGGGATTTCCACGGATTGTGAAAGACGGCCAAAACCGGGCTCTGGAGGGATACCGCGAAGAAGGCGGTAGTGCAACCTTTGCCACAGATTACCATCCCAGGACGGCTGTCGGTTTTTCCGCAGATAGTACCCGTGTCTTTTTTATAACGGTCGACGGCCGCCAGTCCTTCAGCCGGGGAATGAGTCTGCCCGAATTAGCCGATTTTATGATATCGCAGGGTGTAGCCTGGGGTATGAATCTTGACGGCGGCGGCTCAACGGAAATGTGGGTCAGAGGAAACATTGAAAACAGTCCCTCCGACGGCAGGGAACGATCCGTTGTGAATGCCCTGGTGGCGGTAAGCAATATTCCGCCGGGTGAAAAATTGGCCCATATTCAGATCCGTCCCGATTATCACAATTTATTTTACCACGAAACCCTCTCATTCAAAGCCGGCGGATGGACCTCAAACTTTTTCCCATCGGACATCGCACCGGAAAATATTCGTTTCTATTCAACTGACACCACACTTATAAAACAGGTTTCCGACAACACTTTTGAAGTTTTGGGCTTTGATACAACGGTATGTATCATCTCTGAATATGAAACAGGCAGCCTTACTCTGAAAGATACAGCCTCCATCCGTATGAAACAGGCCACCGGCATCGCCCTCTCCCCTGCCCTGGCCATGGCTGATACCATCAACCCACTGAATTTTAAGGTCCGTATCTATGATGAATGGAATATAGCCCACAGCATCCCCGGTACAGAATACCATTGGCGTGTGACAGATCCTGATGTGGGACAGATTGATTCCACCGGGACTTTTTATGGAATCAGCGAAGGGGTGACCGATGTGATTGCCTGTTTTAAAGACTGGTCCGATACGGCCCGGGTAACCGTAAAAATATGCGAAGGAACCGTCGTTCTTGATCCCATGGATCAAATCAGCGGATGGCAGGTTTCCGGTGATTTTATCGATATGGATTCCACAAAGATCAGTATTGAACCCTCACCTTTGGGGGACAGGGACGCCGTAATCCGGGCGGATTACGGATTTATCCGCCTGAGTACTGAACGAAGCTGGCTCTACCTGAATACGGATATTTTTGTCAACGGCATTCCCGATTCCTTTGTAGTAGATATCCTCTCCGACGGAGAAAGACATAAGCTGTATCTGATTGTGGAGGATGTAAACGGAAATCTCTTCAGAACCTACGTTTCCGATTACGCCATGAATGCTACGCAATTTGTACCCATGGCCTTTCCATCTGACAAATTATCGGCAGTAGACGGCGATTATGAAATCACCTGGCCTGTCCGGATCAAACAGATACAAGTCCGCCTGGGGACCACCGTGGGTGCAGATGAAATGGCAACGGGTACCTTGTGGTTTGACAATCTCCGTGTCATATATCCGCCGGTCACATCTATTGATAATCCGGGCGTTACAATCCCTGATACGCCGGTCCTCTATCCCAACTATCCTAATCCCTTTAACCCGGAAACCACTTTGTCATTCTCCATTCCCAAAGCGCAACAGGTCTCCCTCACGATTTACAATGTCCGGGGAGAAGAAATAACGACACT
Proteins encoded in this region:
- a CDS encoding phosphodiester glycosidase family protein, whose amino-acid sequence is MRKIFLGVLILLTGTCPLISEHHFITLSTTRVGPGAIHRKIIEPTVPWTLDVLELDMTRAPGFTQPYTEIHAVKIGVKSQTHTVSSYAAEYGERAIGAINGDYFNASGSINNQVFDGIMVKEENLNPADPVYWSAFSLNRDNKPAISTNRFHAWITNGTDTLNIHGINRTSGGDEIILYNRFYGSNPPAVSSGYGLLVKPSDTGNGWQINAEVICQVWAVSPNPSSLTLSDTMAVISATGTQAAALEALASSGETVSIWLGLDGALANTIQLIGGFPRIVKDGQNRALEGYREEGGSATFATDYHPRTAVGFSADSTRVFFITVDGRQSFSRGMSLPELADFMISQGVAWGMNLDGGGSTEMWVRGNIENSPSDGRERSVVNALVAVSNIPPGEKLAHIQIRPDYHNLFYHETLSFKAGGWTSNFFPSDIAPENIRFYSTDTTLIKQVSDNTFEVLGFDTTVCIISEYETGSLTLKDTASIRMKQATGIALSPALAMADTINPLNFKVRIYDEWNIAHSIPGTEYHWRVTDPDVGQIDSTGTFYGISEGVTDVIACFKDWSDTARVTVKICEGTVVLDPMDQISGWQVSGDFIDMDSTKISIEPSPLGDRDAVIRADYGFIRLSTERSWLYLNTDIFVNGIPDSFVVDILSDGERHKLYLIVEDVNGNLFRTYVSDYAMNATQFVPMAFPSDKLSAVDGDYEITWPVRIKQIQVRLGTTVGADEMATGTLWFDNLRVIYPPVTSIDNPGVTIPDTPVLYPNYPNPFNPETTLSFSIPKAQQVSLTIYNVRGEEITTLLNNFLEAGTYSIPFNASHYSSGIYICKMTAGGVIKTRKMALIK